In a genomic window of Niallia taxi:
- a CDS encoding DedA family protein — protein MELVNDLIMHYGYIAVFFMLMLGIIGLPIPDEFVMVLIGYFTHIGTLSYTLSIIICFTGSLLGMIISYFIGKKAGRPIIDKFGKWIGLKEKRIVRVENWMSKYGSYSIIFGYFVPGIRHITCYFCGVSHMRLRSYILFAGIGAFLWCFIFITIGRFLG, from the coding sequence ATGGAATTAGTTAATGATCTAATTATGCATTATGGCTATATAGCTGTCTTTTTTATGCTTATGCTAGGAATAATAGGTTTACCAATACCGGACGAATTCGTAATGGTATTAATCGGATATTTCACACATATAGGTACTCTTAGCTATACGTTGTCTATTATAATTTGTTTCACAGGTTCCTTATTAGGAATGATAATAAGCTATTTTATTGGGAAGAAGGCTGGGAGGCCAATTATTGATAAATTTGGAAAATGGATTGGGTTGAAAGAAAAAAGAATTGTAAGGGTTGAGAATTGGATGAGTAAATATGGTTCCTATTCAATTATTTTTGGATATTTTGTACCTGGTATTCGTCATATAACATGCTATTTTTGCGGTGTCTCACACATGAGGTTAAGATCATATATTTTATTTGCTGGGATAGGAGCTTTTTTATGGTGTTTTATTTTTATTACGATTGGAAGATTTCTAGGTTAG
- the pssA gene encoding CDP-diacylglycerol--serine O-phosphatidyltransferase, which produces MYLLSSILTISNFICGVLSIFSLFFSDIFAAMLFIFFGMIFDLLDGAAARKYNSISEFGKELDSLSDIVTFCIAPSMLVYYISLYQLSIIGLLIVLGFSVCGLIRLARFNAKQSNLSTFIGMPVPLAAFCLMGISFLQHPVIVAFCTCLLGYLMVSRIKFPHFKNNGNWESENGIS; this is translated from the coding sequence ATGTATTTATTATCAAGTATTCTTACAATAAGTAACTTTATATGTGGTGTCCTGTCAATCTTTTCTCTGTTTTTTTCAGATATCTTCGCAGCTATGTTATTTATTTTTTTCGGTATGATATTTGATTTATTAGACGGCGCTGCTGCTAGAAAGTATAATTCTATATCAGAATTTGGAAAGGAGTTAGATTCCCTTTCAGATATAGTTACTTTTTGTATAGCCCCTTCTATGCTTGTTTATTATATATCATTATATCAGCTATCAATAATAGGTCTGTTAATTGTTCTAGGTTTTAGCGTATGTGGCTTAATTCGTCTTGCACGATTTAATGCGAAACAAAGTAATTTATCAACATTTATTGGTATGCCAGTCCCACTTGCTGCATTTTGTTTAATGGGTATATCTTTTCTTCAACATCCAGTTATAGTAGCTTTTTGTACTTGTTTATTAGGTTATCTTATGGTGAGCCGTATTAAATTTCCTCACTTTAAAAATAATGGAAATTGGGAGAGCGAAAATGGAATTAGTTAA
- a CDS encoding MerR family transcriptional regulator produces the protein MNNKFHKTFSTGEFADLFDINKDTLLYYDKINLFKPAGIHSNGYRYYTLEQLDSFIAIHSLRSVNLPIKDLKKYFASPSIDSLNELASIQIEKIKNEISNLKEIQTLLSNITEVTNELSNVTIGELIIKEMPVEYVLYSSAKDVDWDAPVEELSNMYEEFIKEIGIKGLASFGSVLKTNKLLNEEYQKVECLFCRMEGPNAVKKPAGMYAIIYHQGKYDSLKGTYFNLIKELKKQDFITDGDVYEEYLLHSLVATNEDDYITKISVKVKKTQN, from the coding sequence TTGAACAATAAATTTCATAAAACATTTTCGACAGGAGAATTTGCTGACTTATTTGATATAAATAAAGACACATTATTGTACTATGATAAAATTAATTTGTTTAAACCAGCAGGTATACACTCAAATGGTTATCGATATTACACTTTAGAACAATTAGATAGTTTTATTGCTATACACTCACTTCGTTCAGTCAATCTTCCTATAAAAGATTTAAAAAAATATTTTGCTTCACCTTCTATTGACTCCTTGAATGAGCTTGCTTCTATCCAAATAGAAAAAATAAAAAATGAAATCAGTAACCTAAAAGAAATACAAACCTTACTCAGTAATATAACTGAGGTAACGAACGAGCTGAGTAATGTCACTATAGGAGAGTTAATAATAAAAGAGATGCCAGTAGAATATGTTTTATATAGTTCAGCAAAAGATGTTGATTGGGATGCTCCTGTGGAAGAATTGTCAAATATGTATGAGGAATTCATAAAAGAAATTGGCATAAAAGGATTAGCTTCTTTTGGGTCTGTTTTAAAAACAAATAAGCTTCTAAATGAAGAATATCAAAAAGTAGAATGTTTATTCTGTAGAATGGAAGGGCCAAATGCAGTTAAAAAACCTGCTGGTATGTATGCTATTATTTATCATCAAGGAAAATATGATAGTCTTAAGGGAACTTATTTCAATTTAATAAAAGAGCTTAAAAAACAAGACTTTATTACAGATGGAGATGTTTATGAGGAATATTTACTCCATTCATTAGTTGCTACGAATGAAGATGATTATATTACCAAAATAAGCGTAAAAGTTAAAAAAACACAAAATTAA
- a CDS encoding Ger(x)C family spore germination protein, producing the protein MYGLLRKLIALNNVIGVYMRIIKIIIIIHIVILLAGCWDRRELSGESVITGMAVDKGERSKFRLTVETTEAREVTAKTASGNAPSYVYSIEGDTIAELSTKLNTGIATHPIYSHMYILAISEEIAEEGLIGFLDFVDRNREMRDDFNIVVVKKGSSAGDILQVINMYKKSASLKLARQLDTMEKDYGGAPDLKLNDFVRVYNATGQSPVLPAVRLNGDAKKGGNVENLKNETPEAKVDLESLAVIKHGKLAGYGSLEEVRYLLFVENKIKTTTLTAQCEDDKKFAYEVTHSKTVVTAKEKNNVPNFHIKIKTEGYLDGIECLENFHDISTFGRLEKRINSTMEKNIKEFIQKASTEYNADIFGLGEMLRDQDYKHFKKYEMDNNWDEGFAKSKIDISFDAEIKRGGLRTNRFNNSR; encoded by the coding sequence ATGTATGGATTATTGAGAAAACTAATAGCATTAAATAATGTTATTGGAGTTTATATGCGAATAATAAAAATTATTATCATAATACATATAGTAATCCTATTGGCGGGTTGTTGGGATCGTAGAGAATTGTCTGGAGAATCTGTTATAACAGGGATGGCAGTAGATAAAGGCGAACGTTCAAAATTCAGACTTACTGTTGAAACCACAGAAGCAAGAGAAGTGACGGCTAAAACGGCCTCTGGTAATGCTCCCTCTTATGTTTATTCAATAGAAGGAGATACCATTGCTGAACTTTCCACTAAGCTAAATACAGGTATTGCTACACACCCTATTTATTCACACATGTATATATTAGCAATTAGTGAAGAAATAGCGGAGGAAGGTCTTATAGGATTTCTAGACTTTGTAGATCGTAATAGAGAAATGCGAGATGACTTTAATATCGTAGTGGTGAAAAAAGGAAGTAGCGCAGGAGATATCTTACAGGTTATTAACATGTATAAAAAAAGCGCTTCTTTAAAATTGGCCAGACAATTAGACACTATGGAGAAAGATTATGGTGGAGCGCCAGATTTAAAATTAAATGATTTTGTTCGAGTATACAATGCAACGGGACAATCCCCCGTTCTTCCTGCAGTTCGGCTAAATGGAGATGCAAAAAAAGGTGGAAATGTAGAAAACTTAAAAAATGAAACTCCTGAGGCCAAGGTTGATTTAGAGTCTCTTGCTGTTATCAAACATGGAAAATTGGCTGGATATGGTTCCCTTGAAGAGGTGAGATACTTACTCTTTGTAGAAAATAAAATAAAAACTACTACATTGACTGCACAATGTGAAGATGATAAAAAGTTTGCATATGAAGTAACCCACTCTAAAACAGTTGTTACAGCAAAGGAAAAAAACAATGTCCCAAACTTTCATATTAAAATTAAGACAGAAGGTTATTTAGATGGGATAGAATGTTTGGAGAACTTCCACGATATTTCTACTTTTGGAAGGTTAGAAAAAAGGATAAATTCAACGATGGAAAAAAATATTAAAGAGTTTATACAAAAAGCAAGTACGGAATATAATGCAGACATTTTTGGCTTAGGAGAAATGCTTCGAGATCAAGATTATAAGCACTTTAAGAAATATGAAATGGATAACAATTGGGATGAAGGATTCGCCAAGTCAAAGATAGATATATCCTTTGACGCTGAAATAAAAAGAGGCGGATTGAGAACCAACCGATTTAATAATAGTCGTTAA
- a CDS encoding NUDIX domain-containing protein, with protein MVSERTDGEWSWPGGWGDIGLTPSEVAIKVVKEESGFDVRAIKLISVLDKKCHPHPPSLYHVYKISM; from the coding sequence ATGGTGAGCGAAAGAACGGATGGTGAGTGGTCATGGCCAGGTGGTTGGGGGGACATAGGGTTAACTCCAAGTGAAGTTGCGATCAAAGTAGTAAAAGAAGAATCAGGGTTTGATGTAAGAGCGATCAAGTTGATAAGTGTTTTAGACAAAAAATGCCATCCACATCCTCCCTCTCTCTATCATGTTTATAAAATATCAATGTGA
- a CDS encoding (4Fe-4S)-binding protein: protein MSEKIKTYDSEDIIIYWKPNSCKHAAECVKGLPSVFNTQKRPWVSPQNATDEKIMEVIDLCPSRALTYEQK, encoded by the coding sequence ATGAGCGAAAAAATTAAAACTTATGATTCTGAAGATATCATAATATATTGGAAACCCAATTCTTGCAAACATGCAGCAGAATGTGTAAAGGGATTGCCAAGTGTATTCAATACTCAGAAAAGACCTTGGGTATCACCACAGAATGCTACAGATGAAAAAATCATGGAAGTGATTGATCTTTGCCCAAGTAGAGCACTTACTTACGAGCAAAAATAA
- a CDS encoding GNAT family N-acetyltransferase: MAEIKMNKNEFYIEESNEVIARIQFIPSGKDVDGRNLIIVNHTVVYEGHNGRGLGKELVNKLAEYARAENLYIIPVCPYAKSVLESKEEYQDVLAN, from the coding sequence ATGGCTGAGATTAAAATGAACAAGAATGAATTCTATATTGAGGAATCTAATGAAGTTATTGCAAGAATTCAATTTATACCAAGTGGAAAAGATGTAGATGGAAGAAATTTAATTATTGTAAACCATACAGTTGTATACGAGGGCCATAATGGTCGTGGATTAGGCAAAGAATTAGTAAATAAGCTAGCTGAATATGCAAGAGCTGAAAACTTATATATTATTCCTGTATGTCCTTACGCAAAAAGTGTTCTTGAAAGTAAAGAAGAGTATCAAGATGTACTAGCAAATTGA
- a CDS encoding SMI1/KNR4 family protein, with protein MEFWNYKLKDDPYKLQNINKKDIELAEKAFHIKLPQAYIDLLTEQNGGCLEKTCLPVNFKNDWADDHILFDYLIGIKKDKGIMESNYLLKEWGVKEKNLIIISGDGHFFIALDYRTNKENPTIVYIDTTEDKITKIYEDFSTMVNSLYEEDVKNKEDIEEMEELRKHLQNSKKRSIELMESMDNDDIVEGIHMYFGANAGFIQENDVYIEKLIKFIQHSNEDIRLAAAECLWRSISIGNIKENKVISLVLDIFKNENHPDIKYFYDDIIENQAK; from the coding sequence TTGGAATTTTGGAATTATAAATTAAAAGACGACCCATATAAATTACAAAACATTAATAAAAAAGATATAGAACTAGCTGAAAAAGCTTTCCATATCAAATTACCTCAGGCTTACATTGATTTACTAACAGAACAAAATGGCGGTTGTTTAGAAAAAACTTGTTTACCGGTAAATTTTAAAAATGATTGGGCAGACGACCATATACTTTTTGATTATTTAATAGGAATTAAGAAAGACAAAGGTATCATGGAATCAAATTACTTACTCAAAGAGTGGGGAGTTAAAGAAAAAAATCTTATTATAATCAGTGGGGATGGTCATTTCTTTATAGCCCTTGATTATAGAACTAACAAAGAGAACCCAACAATCGTGTACATTGATACAACAGAAGATAAGATAACTAAAATCTATGAAGATTTTTCAACAATGGTGAATAGTTTATATGAAGAAGATGTAAAGAATAAGGAAGACATAGAAGAAATGGAAGAACTAAGAAAACACCTACAGAATTCTAAAAAAAGATCCATTGAACTAATGGAAAGCATGGATAATGATGACATAGTAGAAGGTATTCATATGTACTTTGGTGCAAATGCAGGTTTTATACAAGAGAATGATGTATATATAGAAAAACTTATAAAATTTATCCAGCATTCTAATGAGGATATACGCTTAGCTGCTGCTGAATGTTTATGGCGTTCCATTAGTATTGGTAATATCAAAGAAAATAAAGTAATTAGTTTGGTATTGGATATATTCAAAAATGAAAACCATCCAGATATTAAGTATTTTTATGATGATATAATTGAAAACCAAGCAAAATAA
- a CDS encoding SMI1/KNR4 family protein — MEIWDVESSQYRLEDLLEEDIQMAEAYFGVKLPDDYIKLLKIQNGGTLICNALPIALDRWDGDDYLEIDNLRGIKKDKGIMETEYFKQEWGISKRNIILISGDGHSWFALDYNHGAEPKVIYIETDSERITQIYDTFQEFINHLYVHEHDEEEGLRTTPLPTIEDARKLINCSEEDDIIEGFDIFNSFIYDESIHEEYFDYVLNFIKSGNEDLKDYAAEAVWRVVTAQYPIDKSLIQKVIVELKDDKDPTIQNFLEEIEEIINSV, encoded by the coding sequence ATGGAGATTTGGGACGTTGAATCAAGTCAATATAGATTGGAGGATTTATTAGAAGAAGATATACAAATGGCAGAAGCTTATTTTGGCGTTAAATTACCTGATGACTATATTAAATTATTAAAAATACAAAACGGTGGAACACTTATATGTAATGCACTCCCAATAGCTTTAGATAGATGGGATGGAGATGACTATTTAGAAATAGATAATCTTCGTGGAATAAAAAAAGATAAAGGGATAATGGAAACAGAATATTTCAAACAGGAGTGGGGGATTAGCAAAAGAAATATTATTCTAATCAGTGGGGATGGTCATAGTTGGTTTGCCCTAGATTACAATCATGGCGCAGAACCAAAGGTTATATATATTGAAACAGATTCAGAAAGAATCACCCAAATATATGATACTTTTCAAGAATTCATCAACCACTTATACGTACATGAGCATGATGAAGAGGAAGGTTTGAGAACAACTCCACTTCCAACAATTGAAGACGCTAGAAAGTTAATTAATTGTAGCGAAGAGGATGATATTATAGAGGGTTTTGATATATTTAATTCGTTTATATATGATGAAAGTATCCATGAGGAATATTTTGATTATGTATTGAATTTTATAAAAAGTGGAAATGAAGATTTAAAAGATTATGCAGCAGAAGCGGTATGGAGAGTAGTAACTGCGCAATACCCAATAGATAAATCTTTAATTCAGAAAGTAATTGTTGAACTTAAAGATGATAAAGATCCGACCATTCAAAATTTTCTTGAAGAAATAGAAGAAATTATAAATTCTGTTTGA
- a CDS encoding PadR family transcriptional regulator: MKSYNATTYAILGILTTECKSGYAIKQLIDQSLNHFWKISYGQIYPSLKLIAQDGLAEVRTSSGHGKPDSNEYYLTSKGLEVLKNWLEKPIEQIPTERNEVLLKLFFGRYQDRGKKVLLLENYKQELEERYQTYISIEQAIINHKDNDEDALYWLCTLDYGKRTTKAAIDWCDFTLNKFL; the protein is encoded by the coding sequence GTGAAAAGTTATAACGCTACTACATATGCAATATTAGGAATATTAACTACTGAATGTAAATCTGGTTATGCTATTAAACAGCTGATTGACCAGAGCTTAAATCATTTTTGGAAAATTAGTTATGGACAAATTTATCCATCTCTAAAATTAATTGCCCAAGATGGATTAGCAGAGGTTCGTACTTCATCTGGTCATGGAAAACCTGATAGTAATGAATATTATTTGACTTCGAAGGGATTAGAGGTATTAAAGAATTGGTTAGAGAAGCCAATTGAACAAATACCAACTGAGCGAAATGAAGTTTTGCTTAAATTATTTTTTGGACGCTATCAAGATCGAGGAAAAAAGGTATTGCTTCTAGAGAATTATAAGCAAGAACTTGAAGAACGTTATCAAACTTATATATCTATTGAACAGGCTATTATTAATCACAAAGATAATGATGAAGATGCATTATATTGGCTGTGTACATTGGATTATGGAAAAAGAACTACCAAGGCAGCGATAGACTGGTGCGATTTTACTCTTAATAAATTTTTATAG
- a CDS encoding DUF4188 domain-containing protein: MTNHIYTGRYTIDNKEDIVVFIIGMRINKRLAMHKWLPVFTAMPGMIKELYTNKEELGFLSMESYFGMKTTAMIQYWRSVEDLLAYAHNEKHLTAWKSFNQKVGNNDAVGIYHETYQIRKGNYEAIYANMPHYGLGKVLNHIPITADRNSAHKRLNKQ; encoded by the coding sequence ATGACCAACCACATTTATACAGGGCGTTATACGATTGATAATAAAGAGGATATTGTCGTTTTTATCATTGGAATGAGAATTAACAAGCGACTCGCAATGCATAAGTGGTTACCAGTATTTACAGCCATGCCAGGAATGATTAAGGAGCTTTATACAAACAAAGAGGAGCTAGGATTTTTATCGATGGAAAGTTATTTCGGAATGAAAACAACTGCCATGATCCAATATTGGCGTTCAGTCGAAGATTTGCTTGCATATGCTCATAATGAAAAGCATTTGACTGCTTGGAAGTCTTTCAATCAAAAAGTAGGTAACAATGATGCAGTAGGAATTTATCATGAAACGTATCAAATAAGGAAGGGAAATTATGAAGCTATTTATGCAAATATGCCTCACTATGGTTTAGGAAAAGTATTGAATCATATTCCCATTACGGCAGATCGAAATTCCGCTCATAAACGACTTAATAAACAATAA
- a CDS encoding alpha/beta fold hydrolase: MDFHYFTTDDQVKLAYSVQGTGIPIVFLAGYGAPGELWFSQVQACVKAGFQAIVFDRRSHGNSENPAFGQSMQRHGQDLYQLIQHLGLVKPILVGQSMGASAVFSYLKQYGEENVSSVIDVDQTPKILNDDNWKHGMYNSEKIDFENYLNQKHPSPFYKRVPFNVLFRMLMINRKLSKFDFVSTKPLFLDHIHSDWRQTLEKLTIPILFLAGAHSPMWPASHAEAAAKLCSNGKYYIVEKAGHAVNLEQSKASNQEILRFIRSI; encoded by the coding sequence ATGGATTTTCATTATTTCACAACAGATGATCAAGTTAAATTAGCATATTCTGTGCAAGGGACAGGCATTCCTATCGTATTTTTGGCAGGATATGGTGCGCCAGGTGAGCTTTGGTTTTCTCAGGTTCAAGCCTGTGTTAAAGCGGGATTTCAAGCGATTGTGTTTGACAGACGCAGCCATGGAAATTCTGAGAATCCTGCCTTTGGGCAAAGCATGCAGCGACATGGACAAGACCTGTATCAGCTCATCCAGCACCTTGGGCTTGTAAAGCCAATATTAGTGGGACAGTCGATGGGAGCATCCGCTGTTTTTTCGTATCTAAAACAGTATGGGGAAGAAAATGTCAGCAGTGTAATTGATGTTGATCAAACCCCTAAAATACTTAATGATGATAATTGGAAGCACGGTATGTATAACTCAGAAAAGATTGACTTTGAAAATTATCTGAATCAAAAGCACCCTTCACCATTTTATAAAAGAGTTCCGTTCAATGTCCTTTTTCGTATGCTAATGATAAACCGAAAGCTGTCTAAATTTGATTTTGTATCAACAAAACCGTTATTCCTTGATCATATACATTCAGACTGGCGCCAAACCTTGGAAAAGTTGACGATACCGATACTATTCCTTGCTGGTGCACATAGTCCTATGTGGCCTGCCAGTCATGCTGAAGCCGCTGCAAAATTGTGCAGCAACGGAAAGTATTACATTGTAGAGAAAGCTGGCCATGCTGTTAACCTGGAGCAATCTAAAGCCAGCAACCAAGAAATCTTGCGTTTTATCCGCAGTATATAA
- a CDS encoding aldo/keto reductase, producing the protein MEYTKLGNTGLDVSRLCLGCMGFGVKERWMHPWVIDEESSRTVIKKALELGINFFDTANVYSDGTSEEFLGRALKDFSNRDEVVIATKVYFPLGKDLNSNGPNSKGLSRKHIMSEIDKSLKRLGTDYVDLYQIHRWDYNTPIEETMEALHDVVKAGKVRYIGASAMYAWQFLKANHTAEKNGWTKFVSMQNHLNLIYREEEREMLPLCKEEKIGVIPYSPLASGRLTRDWSEDTLRSETDATQKSKYGSTEQNDRLVVERVAELAEKHAVARSQIALSWLLQKEPVTAPIIGATKVSHLEDSAGALAVKLTTEEVSYLEEPYVPHKVVGALTTK; encoded by the coding sequence ATGGAATATACTAAGCTTGGTAACACTGGATTAGATGTATCTAGACTTTGTCTTGGTTGTATGGGTTTTGGAGTAAAGGAACGTTGGATGCATCCTTGGGTAATTGATGAAGAGAGCAGTCGTACAGTTATTAAAAAAGCTCTTGAGTTAGGTATCAATTTTTTTGATACTGCTAATGTTTACTCAGATGGTACGAGTGAAGAATTTCTTGGACGTGCCCTTAAAGACTTTTCAAATCGGGATGAAGTTGTCATTGCAACAAAGGTTTACTTTCCGTTAGGCAAGGATTTAAACAGCAATGGTCCCAATAGCAAGGGATTATCGCGAAAGCATATTATGAGTGAAATTGATAAAAGTCTTAAACGCCTTGGAACGGATTATGTTGATTTGTACCAAATACATCGTTGGGATTACAACACACCAATTGAAGAAACAATGGAAGCACTTCATGATGTAGTAAAGGCTGGGAAGGTAAGATACATAGGCGCTTCAGCCATGTATGCATGGCAGTTTTTGAAGGCAAACCATACAGCTGAGAAAAATGGATGGACAAAATTTGTTTCCATGCAAAATCATCTTAACCTAATATATAGGGAAGAGGAACGAGAAATGCTGCCATTATGTAAGGAAGAAAAAATTGGTGTGATTCCTTACAGTCCGTTAGCTTCAGGCAGATTAACCCGTGATTGGTCAGAGGATACTCTCCGTTCTGAAACAGATGCAACGCAAAAATCTAAATACGGTTCAACAGAACAGAATGACCGTTTAGTTGTAGAACGAGTTGCAGAGCTAGCAGAAAAACATGCTGTGGCAAGATCCCAAATTGCACTCTCCTGGCTGCTGCAAAAAGAGCCAGTAACAGCTCCTATAATTGGTGCTACGAAAGTGTCTCATCTGGAGGATTCTGCTGGTGCTTTAGCTGTGAAGTTAACCACAGAGGAAGTCTCCTACTTGGAAGAGCCTTATGTTCCACATAAGGTGGTTGGAGCATTAACGACAAAGTAA
- a CDS encoding aldo/keto reductase yields the protein METVTLANGIKMPILGFGVYQISDLAECERVVGEAIEVGYRSIDTAQAYRNEAAVGNAVRKSGIPREEFFITTKVWISNAGYEKAKASIEESLRLLQTEYIDLMLIHQPFNDYYGTYRAMEEYYKAGKIKAIGVSNFYPDRFIDIAQFSEIKPMVNQVETHVFNQQKQAQQIMEKYGTQIESWGPFAEGKNDFFNNETLKAIGEQYGKSVAQVALRYLIQRNVVVIPKTVSKDRMIQNFEVFDFALINEDMNKIEKLDQEKSLFFSHSDPETVEFLTGLVR from the coding sequence ATGGAAACAGTAACTTTAGCTAATGGAATAAAAATGCCTATTTTAGGATTTGGAGTTTATCAAATTAGTGACTTGGCAGAATGTGAGCGTGTCGTAGGTGAAGCAATTGAGGTTGGCTATAGATCAATCGATACTGCCCAAGCCTATAGGAATGAAGCAGCAGTTGGAAATGCAGTTCGTAAAAGTGGTATACCCCGTGAAGAATTCTTCATTACGACAAAAGTATGGATTTCAAATGCAGGCTATGAGAAAGCTAAAGCGTCCATTGAAGAATCTTTGCGTTTACTGCAAACAGAATATATCGATTTAATGTTAATACATCAACCATTCAATGACTACTACGGTACATATCGTGCGATGGAAGAGTATTATAAAGCAGGTAAAATCAAAGCAATTGGCGTAAGTAATTTTTATCCTGACCGTTTCATTGATATCGCTCAGTTTAGTGAAATAAAGCCAATGGTGAATCAAGTTGAAACACATGTATTTAACCAACAAAAACAAGCACAACAAATTATGGAAAAGTATGGGACACAAATTGAATCTTGGGGACCTTTTGCTGAAGGTAAAAATGACTTCTTTAACAATGAAACACTTAAAGCGATTGGAGAGCAATATGGTAAGTCTGTTGCGCAAGTGGCTTTGCGCTACCTTATCCAACGTAATGTTGTCGTTATCCCAAAAACGGTATCGAAAGACAGAATGATTCAAAACTTTGAAGTCTTTGATTTTGCATTAATAAATGAGGACATGAATAAGATTGAAAAGCTAGACCAAGAAAAGAGTCTGTTTTTCTCTCATTCTGATCCGGAAACAGTTGAGTTTTTGACAGGACTAGTGAGATAA
- a CDS encoding aldo/keto reductase: MQKRKLGKSGLEVSAIGLGCMGMDHAYGKPANREEMIKLIRKAVELGCNFFDTAVVYGEANEELLGEALAPVRNQVVIATKFGITGQEIIHDRPQNILNSSPQSIREQLEGSLKRLKVDSIDLYYQHRIDPNIEPEAVAETMKDLIAEGKVKAWGLSNAPIDYMKRAHAVCPIAAIENQYSMMWREPEKELFDICEELDVAFVAYSPLGNGFLSGKYTKDTTYEEGDFRSLMGRFKPAVIDHNQQLLALIARVAESKNATSAQVVLAWELAQIPFIIPIPGTTKLTRLEENLGGADINLTKEELASLNNALAKIDVDETHF; encoded by the coding sequence ATGCAGAAACGAAAATTAGGCAAAAGCGGGTTAGAGGTATCGGCAATTGGCTTAGGATGTATGGGGATGGACCATGCTTATGGAAAACCAGCAAATCGAGAAGAAATGATTAAATTAATTCGTAAAGCTGTTGAACTTGGGTGTAATTTCTTTGATACTGCAGTTGTTTATGGCGAGGCTAATGAAGAATTATTAGGTGAAGCACTTGCTCCAGTCCGAAATCAGGTTGTAATCGCAACTAAATTTGGGATTACGGGTCAAGAAATCATACATGATCGCCCTCAAAATATTTTAAATAGTTCACCGCAATCTATTAGAGAACAATTAGAAGGCTCATTGAAACGATTAAAAGTAGATTCTATTGACTTATATTATCAACATCGTATTGATCCAAATATAGAACCAGAAGCAGTCGCAGAAACGATGAAGGACTTAATAGCTGAAGGGAAAGTTAAAGCATGGGGCTTATCAAATGCACCAATTGACTATATGAAGCGTGCACATGCTGTTTGTCCGATTGCTGCGATTGAAAATCAATACTCCATGATGTGGCGTGAACCGGAAAAAGAATTATTTGATATATGTGAAGAGCTAGATGTTGCATTTGTTGCATACAGTCCATTAGGAAATGGATTTTTAAGCGGGAAATATACAAAGGATACAACATATGAAGAAGGTGACTTTAGAAGTTTAATGGGAAGATTTAAACCTGCAGTGATTGATCATAATCAGCAGTTATTAGCTTTAATTGCTAGAGTAGCAGAAAGTAAAAATGCTACATCCGCACAAGTTGTATTAGCATGGGAGCTTGCCCAAATACCATTTATTATTCCTATACCAGGCACAACTAAATTAACCAGATTAGAAGAAAACCTAGGTGGAGCAGACATCAATTTAACTAAAGAAGAGTTAGCTAGCCTAAACAATGCACTAGCAAAAATTGATGTCGATGAAACACATTTTTAA